A portion of the Thermotoga sp. SG1 genome contains these proteins:
- a CDS encoding OsmC family protein, giving the protein MQARWIGNMMFHVRTDSNHDVIMDSKEEAGGKDAAPRPLELVLSGLMGCTGMDVVSILRKMKVVDRMKDFKIEIEYERAKDHPRIFTRVHLKYIFKFDGEPPKDKVEKAVQLSQEKYCSVSAILKCSSKVTYEIVYES; this is encoded by the coding sequence ATGCAGGCACGCTGGATCGGAAACATGATGTTTCATGTCAGAACAGACTCCAATCACGATGTCATCATGGATTCTAAGGAAGAGGCCGGTGGGAAGGACGCTGCTCCCCGGCCTCTTGAACTGGTTCTTTCTGGTCTCATGGGATGTACGGGAATGGACGTGGTATCCATCCTGAGGAAAATGAAAGTGGTCGACCGAATGAAGGATTTCAAAATAGAAATCGAGTACGAGCGAGCGAAAGATCATCCCAGAATCTTCACCAGGGTTCATCTGAAGTACATCTTCAAGTTCGATGGTGAACCTCCAAAGGATAAAGTCGAAAAGGCTGTTCAGCTTTCTCAGGAGAAATATTGCAGCGTCTCTGCCATTCTGAAGTGTTCCTCGAAGGTGACCTACGAAATCGTCTACGAAAGTTGA